In Citrus sinensis cultivar Valencia sweet orange chromosome 4, DVS_A1.0, whole genome shotgun sequence, one DNA window encodes the following:
- the LOC107178790 gene encoding uncharacterized protein LOC107178790, which produces MDQYHYHTVQNTSSDSSEPETVYESNPSESNPSSSSSSTNSVGTSTDSESEYADITSILMATKTEDPSTSTATPIVEDNSSDAKNKASPTEQEPSMPPPVPDYSTKLSSASWFTFDDIPRHKWPARLQEFTAWIDL; this is translated from the coding sequence ATGGATCAGTATCATTATCATACTGTCCAAAACACATCTTCTGACTCCTCTGAGCCAGAAACAGTCTATGAGTCAAACCCATCAGAGTCCAACCCgtcttcctcttcctcatcAACAAACTCAGTCGGTACCTCCACTGACTCTGAATCTGAATATGCTGACATTACAAGCATATTAATGGCCACTAAAACTGAAGATCCAAGCACTTCCACTGCCACACCTATTGTTGAAGACAATTCTTCTGATGCTAAAAATAAAGCATCTCCAACAGAACAAGAGCCATCAATGCCTCCACCAGTTCCTGATTATTCAACAAAACTATCTTCAGCATcttggttcacatttgatgacattccccgCCATAAATGGCCTGCTCGACTTCAAGAATTTACCGCATGGATTGATCTCTAA